The following proteins come from a genomic window of Limosilactobacillus reuteri:
- a CDS encoding DUF454 family protein, translating into MIFKLVLKLGWILLGSISFVGGIIGMLLPVIPQVPFFLLTIWYITKISPRFHNWLLSNPLYIKYAKPLVNRLENLKHHPKQKAQKINSK; encoded by the coding sequence ATGATCTTTAAATTAGTCTTAAAACTTGGATGGATCTTGTTAGGGAGCATTTCATTCGTCGGTGGTATAATTGGGATGCTTCTCCCTGTAATTCCGCAAGTCCCATTTTTCCTCCTCACAATATGGTATATCACTAAAATCTCACCACGTTTTCATAATTGGCTCCTTAGTAATCCACTCTACATAAAATATGCAAAACCCTTGGTAAACCGGCTTGAAAATCTGAAACATCATCCGAAACAAAAGGCACAAAAAATTAATAGTAAATAA